Proteins from one Patescibacteria group bacterium genomic window:
- the secE gene encoding preprotein translocase subunit SecE — MFTRFSNYIKETRQELYKVNWPTRAQAIQSTLIVIFVSIGVALFLGAFDYIFAALLRTIIF, encoded by the coding sequence ATGTTTACCCGATTTTCGAACTATATAAAGGAAACTCGCCAAGAACTCTATAAGGTTAACTGGCCTACCCGCGCGCAGGCGATTCAGTCGACCTTGATTGTCATTTTCGTCTCGATTGGTGTCGCGCTCTTTTTAGGAGCATTTGATTATATCTTCGCAGCACTTTTGCGAACAATTATTTTTTAA
- a CDS encoding 2'-deoxycytidine 5'-triphosphate deaminase, which translates to MSINQGALSSQMIHDLITKGHIVHANIKNIQPASLDLTLSEEVYRVDALFLPKDDEKVREAMTKVNPIRFARDGVYEVGVPYLARLNETLNLPSEIYAYANPKSTTGRNDVKVSLIVDGISRFDSAGKRGFVGELWAFIEPKSFRVQLPVNETLVQMRFFSKDTRISEEELPSFYDQHKILFDSSSRYIPYDALKISDRDGGVILTVNLKNDIVGYVCHGSHSVLDFAKRNHYDPADFFEPIVRPSKGMLFLRKGSFYILYTDEYVRVPTNFACEMAPVDIRNGEFRSHYAGFIDPGWGYGERGDVKGKPLVLEVRPFDDNIMIYHGQPICKLVFERMSEVPHVIYGAGSGSHYFSQEGPRLSKHFKIS; encoded by the coding sequence ATGAGCATAAACCAGGGCGCCTTATCTTCACAAATGATTCATGATCTTATAACAAAAGGTCATATCGTGCATGCCAATATAAAAAACATTCAGCCAGCGAGTCTTGATTTAACTTTGAGCGAAGAAGTGTATCGAGTTGACGCACTTTTTCTTCCTAAGGATGATGAGAAAGTGCGCGAAGCGATGACAAAGGTAAACCCTATACGATTTGCACGCGATGGTGTGTATGAGGTCGGTGTACCATATCTTGCACGTCTTAATGAAACTCTAAATTTACCAAGCGAAATATATGCGTACGCAAACCCAAAAAGCACTACGGGTCGCAATGATGTCAAAGTATCTTTGATCGTAGATGGTATTTCACGATTTGATTCTGCCGGCAAGCGCGGTTTTGTAGGAGAGCTCTGGGCCTTTATCGAGCCCAAATCATTTCGCGTGCAATTGCCGGTAAATGAAACTCTTGTACAGATGCGCTTTTTTAGTAAGGATACTCGTATCAGTGAAGAAGAACTCCCTTCTTTTTACGATCAACACAAGATTTTATTTGATAGCAGTAGTCGATATATTCCATATGATGCGCTCAAAATTTCTGATCGAGATGGGGGAGTGATTCTGACAGTTAACTTAAAAAATGACATTGTGGGTTATGTATGCCACGGATCCCATTCCGTTTTGGATTTTGCAAAACGAAATCATTACGACCCGGCAGATTTTTTTGAGCCCATCGTCAGGCCTTCTAAGGGAATGTTGTTTTTGCGCAAAGGTAGTTTTTATATCTTGTATACTGATGAATACGTGCGCGTTCCTACAAATTTTGCTTGCGAAATGGCGCCTGTCGACATAAGAAATGGTGAATTTCGTTCACACTATGCAGGCTTTATTGACCCAGGATGGGGGTACGGTGAGCGCGGTGATGTGAAGGGCAAGCCCCTTGTTTTAGAAGTACGGCCTTTTGATGACAATATTATGATTTATCACGGTCAGCCGATTTGTAAGTTGGTATTTGAGCGTATGAGCGAAGTGCCTCATGTCATTTACGGCGCAGGATCCGGTTCTCATTATTTTTCCCAAGAAGGTCCGCGTTTGAGTAAACATTTTAAAATATCATGA
- the secD gene encoding protein translocase subunit SecD, with translation MKVRFLALGLLIVGMLAGYFVYPRWGIPESLNVPFRLGLDLKGGIHLIYRADLSQIESGQRGEALEGLRDVIERRVNFFGVSEPVVRTERAVDEDRLSVQLAGVFDAATAIQLIGETPYLEFKKINPNVSTSTLESNPLAGWTSTELTGRYLKTAAMEFDPLTSIPSISITFDDEGAKLFENITADNIGKPIAIFLDGVPISAPTVQAKITGGKAQISGNFTREEALMLARRLNSGALPVPITLISQEQVEPARGAESLSRSFFAGLIGFGIVVLFMIFWYRLPGLLAVFALGIYISLSLAIFKLIPVTLTNAGIAGVILSIGMAVDANVLIFERLKEELRRGRTLATAIEEGFNRAWTSVRDSNISSLITSLILWYFGTDAVKGFALTLGLGIIVSMFTAIVVTRTFLRATHGRKYEAGRVPFLYGSGFRLH, from the coding sequence ATGAAAGTAAGATTTCTTGCGCTCGGACTTTTGATAGTTGGCATGCTTGCCGGCTATTTTGTCTATCCACGCTGGGGTATTCCTGAGAGTCTCAATGTACCGTTTCGTCTCGGCCTTGATCTCAAGGGCGGTATTCATCTTATCTATCGTGCAGATCTTTCACAGATTGAATCGGGCCAAAGAGGCGAAGCGCTTGAAGGTCTTCGTGATGTCATCGAACGGCGCGTGAATTTTTTTGGCGTCTCTGAACCCGTGGTACGCACCGAGCGCGCGGTTGATGAAGATAGATTGAGTGTCCAGCTTGCCGGTGTTTTTGATGCGGCGACCGCCATTCAGCTTATCGGCGAGACACCCTATCTTGAATTTAAAAAAATAAATCCCAATGTCTCAACAAGTACGCTCGAGTCAAATCCACTTGCTGGTTGGACTTCTACTGAACTCACGGGACGCTATCTCAAGACTGCCGCGATGGAGTTTGATCCTTTGACGAGCATTCCTTCTATTTCTATTACTTTTGACGATGAGGGTGCAAAACTTTTTGAGAATATTACTGCTGACAATATTGGCAAGCCTATCGCTATTTTTCTCGATGGAGTGCCTATAAGTGCACCTACGGTACAAGCGAAGATTACGGGAGGCAAAGCGCAAATCAGCGGCAATTTTACGCGTGAGGAAGCTTTGATGCTCGCTCGTCGTCTCAATTCAGGCGCGTTGCCGGTGCCGATTACCCTTATCTCGCAAGAGCAGGTAGAGCCAGCTAGAGGCGCAGAATCTCTTTCTCGTAGCTTCTTTGCGGGGCTCATAGGGTTTGGTATTGTGGTACTTTTTATGATCTTTTGGTATCGCTTGCCGGGGTTACTTGCAGTGTTTGCACTCGGCATCTATATCTCACTCTCACTCGCTATTTTCAAACTTATCCCCGTAACCCTTACCAATGCTGGTATTGCAGGCGTTATCTTATCTATTGGTATGGCGGTGGATGCCAATGTGCTCATTTTTGAACGCCTCAAAGAAGAATTGCGTCGAGGCCGCACGCTAGCAACGGCAATCGAGGAAGGCTTTAATCGTGCGTGGACATCGGTACGCGACTCAAACATTTCAAGCCTAATTACTTCGCTTATTCTCTGGTATTTTGGTACTGACGCGGTCAAAGGATTTGCCCTCACGCTCGGACTTGGTATCATCGTCTCGATGTTTACGGCGATTGTGGTCACGCGCACATTCTTGCGTGCCACCCATGGTCGTAAGTATGAGGCAGGTCGTGTGCCGTTCTTATATGGTAGCGGGTTTCGCTTGCACTAA
- the nusG gene encoding transcription termination/antitermination protein NusG, with amino-acid sequence MPKQTSEFGRNWYAVHTYSGYEDAVARNLRQRVETMGMEDKIFAVIVPTEKRIMIKGGKRKTIEEKIYPGYVLIDMIVTDDSWYVVRNTPRVTGFVGAGVVPSPLDQSEVDMLLSRMGEAEPRHKINIVRGDHVRITDGPFKEMEGRVEEVDEERGKIKVLIALFGRETPVEIDPLQTKKL; translated from the coding sequence ATGCCAAAACAAACCTCAGAATTTGGCAGGAACTGGTACGCGGTACATACCTATTCAGGGTATGAAGACGCGGTAGCGCGCAATCTCCGCCAGCGCGTGGAAACCATGGGCATGGAAGACAAAATCTTTGCCGTCATTGTGCCGACCGAAAAGCGCATCATGATCAAGGGTGGCAAGCGCAAGACTATTGAGGAAAAAATTTACCCCGGGTATGTATTGATCGATATGATCGTGACTGACGACTCATGGTATGTCGTACGCAACACGCCTCGTGTGACTGGTTTCGTAGGTGCGGGCGTAGTACCATCACCACTCGATCAGTCAGAAGTTGATATGTTGCTCTCGCGCATGGGTGAGGCCGAACCTCGCCACAAGATCAACATTGTACGGGGCGACCATGTACGGATCACTGACGGGCCATTTAAAGAAATGGAGGGTCGCGTCGAAGAAGTTGATGAAGAACGAGGCAAGATAAAAGTGCTCATAGCGCTTTTTGGCCGCGAAACGCCCGTAGAGATCGACCCGTTGCAGACCAAGAAATTATAA
- the tmk gene encoding dTMP kinase, with translation MGKLIVFEGGEFVGKSTQVKLLAKRLEVLGKQVIVTREPGGTPEGMALRKKLLAGGLLPKEELNCFLEGRRLHVNQVILPELAQDSYILCDRFSGSTYVYQHIGRGLPLDGIRTLDAEARKGVIPDVEILLDMDPQVAFVRHETRKEELTTFEKENLDFHKKIRQGYLNLFPFPFVREIIRADQTIEQVSKDIWTALEKRNIFT, from the coding sequence ATGGGTAAGCTGATTGTATTTGAAGGAGGTGAATTTGTTGGAAAATCTACCCAGGTGAAGCTGCTTGCCAAGCGGCTCGAAGTCCTTGGTAAACAGGTTATAGTTACCCGTGAGCCAGGGGGAACTCCAGAGGGTATGGCATTACGCAAAAAACTTCTTGCCGGAGGTCTTTTACCAAAAGAAGAGCTTAACTGTTTTCTTGAGGGGCGACGGTTGCATGTCAATCAAGTGATATTGCCAGAGCTTGCGCAAGATTCATATATATTGTGCGATAGATTTTCAGGGTCAACCTACGTATATCAACATATTGGGCGAGGATTACCTCTAGATGGAATTCGTACTCTTGATGCAGAGGCGCGCAAGGGCGTAATTCCCGACGTTGAGATACTGCTTGATATGGATCCTCAGGTGGCATTTGTAAGGCATGAAACGCGCAAAGAAGAGCTGACGACTTTTGAAAAAGAAAATTTAGACTTTCATAAGAAAATTCGCCAAGGATACTTAAATCTTTTTCCTTTTCCGTTCGTGCGAGAGATTATTCGTGCCGACCAAACTATTGAACAGGTTTCCAAAGATATCTGGACTGCGCTTGAAAAGCGAAATATTTTTACATAG
- the rplK gene encoding 50S ribosomal protein L11, with amino-acid sequence MAKEVKIKIKLQIPAAKATPAPPVGTALGPHGINLGDFVSRFNSGTADRAGEIVPVEVTIFTDRSFEMVFKTAPASDMLRKAAGVEKGSGQPLQTKVGTVSDTQLTEIAQKKMEDLNANDVDAAKKIVAGTARSMGIEIKK; translated from the coding sequence ATGGCAAAAGAAGTAAAAATAAAAATAAAGCTCCAGATTCCGGCAGCCAAGGCTACTCCAGCGCCACCGGTCGGAACCGCACTCGGGCCCCATGGTATCAACCTTGGTGATTTTGTCTCGCGTTTCAATTCAGGTACCGCTGACCGCGCAGGCGAGATTGTACCCGTTGAGGTGACTATTTTCACTGACCGTTCTTTTGAGATGGTGTTCAAAACTGCGCCCGCCTCCGACATGCTCCGCAAAGCGGCAGGCGTTGAGAAAGGTTCAGGCCAACCATTGCAAACAAAAGTAGGCACCGTATCAGACACGCAACTCACCGAAATCGCCCAGAAAAAAATGGAGGATCTCAACGCAAACGATGTAGACGCAGCAAAGAAAATTGTCGCCGGTACCGCTCGCTCAATGGGTATTGAGATTAAGAAATAA
- a CDS encoding thymidylate synthase: MISEDKIFQPDKYKVYLGEGRTVGFCTIWNEPEATIGRNAKLLETSAIVGTLYSRQGVNAIMRNLALNPQIRRLYLWGYGTLSNTPFGLAGKEILEALWHGGIDEDHVVRGTKFKLDSEIPCEVVESIRENVELLDVSSFTFDEALKQIRDDTNAKPYMDSQKFPDPVLEVVESFPSERVGWLVRAPKIIQAWSRVVERIMRYGTIKGTQYGMQQRELIGVTWVISGEDPFHPFMEVDWPEDLRKTIGLTEEAIEKYHSVFLSKELPSGIYYTYGNRLMNYTVEGHEPIDQIRDVIIKQLASSPDSRRAVATTMIPTIDKDSKEPPCITQVQAIQSGGALHFLVTIRSHDIFKAAIPNAFGLRMLQKTVSEELGFTLGNLQITSQSAHIYEADWSDAKKLAACEWWERAPDMVFKPETNADPRGMVVISVDGDEIIAVCKGPTGEDLLTVSGKIAKEVSLKIAHLDLLGRIDHAMDIAMELQKAEIAKRKGVTYVQDRPLIL, translated from the coding sequence ATGATTTCAGAGGATAAAATTTTTCAGCCGGACAAATATAAGGTGTATTTGGGAGAAGGGCGAACAGTAGGTTTTTGTACTATATGGAATGAGCCAGAAGCAACTATTGGGCGTAACGCAAAATTACTTGAAACTTCAGCTATTGTCGGCACACTTTATAGTCGCCAGGGCGTTAACGCCATCATGCGCAATTTGGCGCTCAATCCTCAAATAAGACGATTATATCTATGGGGTTACGGGACGCTCTCAAATACGCCGTTTGGTCTTGCCGGTAAAGAGATACTCGAAGCTCTTTGGCATGGAGGCATCGATGAAGATCATGTAGTTCGGGGAACTAAATTTAAACTCGATAGTGAGATTCCATGTGAAGTAGTCGAATCTATCCGCGAAAATGTAGAGTTGCTTGATGTAAGCTCTTTTACATTTGATGAGGCACTCAAACAGATTCGTGACGATACCAATGCAAAACCATATATGGATTCCCAAAAGTTTCCCGACCCTGTCTTAGAAGTCGTAGAAAGCTTTCCATCAGAACGGGTGGGTTGGCTTGTGCGTGCGCCAAAAATTATTCAAGCGTGGAGCCGTGTCGTCGAGCGTATTATGCGATATGGTACTATTAAGGGTACGCAGTATGGCATGCAGCAACGTGAGCTTATTGGTGTGACCTGGGTTATTTCTGGTGAGGATCCTTTTCATCCATTCATGGAGGTAGATTGGCCTGAAGATTTACGCAAAACGATTGGGCTTACCGAGGAAGCAATTGAAAAATATCATTCCGTATTTCTTTCCAAGGAGCTTCCTTCAGGTATCTACTATACATATGGTAATAGACTTATGAATTATACTGTTGAAGGGCATGAACCAATAGATCAAATTCGTGATGTGATTATTAAACAGCTTGCATCTTCTCCCGATTCTCGCCGTGCAGTTGCGACAACAATGATCCCAACTATTGATAAAGACAGTAAGGAACCTCCTTGTATCACACAGGTACAGGCGATCCAGAGCGGAGGGGCGCTTCACTTTTTGGTGACTATACGCAGTCATGATATTTTCAAGGCGGCAATCCCAAATGCATTTGGGCTTCGTATGTTACAGAAAACAGTTTCCGAAGAGCTCGGTTTTACTCTTGGTAATCTGCAGATTACATCACAATCAGCTCACATTTATGAAGCCGATTGGTCAGATGCCAAAAAGCTTGCGGCCTGTGAATGGTGGGAGCGTGCGCCTGATATGGTATTTAAGCCCGAGACGAACGCTGATCCTCGAGGCATGGTAGTGATTAGTGTTGACGGTGATGAAATTATAGCTGTCTGCAAAGGGCCAACAGGCGAAGATCTTCTGACGGTGAGTGGTAAGATAGCAAAAGAGGTGTCTCTTAAAATTGCTCACCTAGATCTTTTGGGTAGGATAGATCATGCCATGGATATTGCTATGGAGCTTCAGAAGGCAGAGATCGCGAAACGCAAAGGTGTGACCTATGTTCAAGATCGACCTCTCATATTATAG
- the secF gene encoding protein translocase subunit SecF: MKIIANRKIFYIFSIILVAASLGALVAKGLNFGPDFTGDAVLDGVYANSRPALDDIRKGFDEAQIEVIAFEARGDNGIFLRTRFLDEANHQEVLRVLKSKGEFTEQGFVSHGPTVGKQLRRNAITAIIVTLLAIVCFIAYAFRQVSRPVSSWIYGLVAVVALGHDLAVPTGLFAWFGYQIDSLYISALLTVLGFSVHDTIVVFDRLRENLRKSSGGSFADIAERSLRETIVRSINTSMTTILALSAVYFFGGETTQPFALALIVGIAVGTYSSIFIATPLLVTIEGWKNKKGG, from the coding sequence ATGAAAATCATTGCAAACAGAAAAATCTTTTATATCTTCTCGATCATATTGGTCGCGGCATCATTGGGTGCGCTTGTAGCAAAAGGTCTTAATTTTGGTCCCGATTTTACAGGAGATGCGGTACTCGATGGTGTATACGCAAACAGCCGTCCGGCGCTCGACGATATTCGCAAAGGTTTTGATGAGGCGCAGATTGAAGTTATCGCATTTGAGGCGCGTGGGGACAATGGTATTTTCTTGCGTACACGGTTTCTTGACGAAGCAAATCACCAAGAAGTTCTCCGCGTTCTTAAATCAAAAGGTGAGTTTACTGAGCAGGGTTTTGTCTCGCACGGCCCTACCGTCGGCAAACAACTACGCAGAAACGCCATCACCGCCATCATCGTTACTTTGTTAGCTATTGTTTGTTTTATCGCATACGCGTTTCGCCAAGTGTCACGACCCGTATCGAGTTGGATTTACGGTCTTGTTGCCGTTGTAGCGCTCGGGCACGATCTCGCGGTTCCTACGGGTCTCTTTGCCTGGTTCGGTTATCAGATTGATTCACTCTACATCTCGGCGTTGCTTACCGTGCTTGGTTTTTCGGTGCACGATACGATTGTGGTGTTTGATCGTTTGCGCGAGAACTTGCGTAAGTCATCAGGCGGTTCGTTTGCCGACATTGCTGAGCGCAGTTTACGCGAAACTATCGTGCGCTCGATCAATACTTCGATGACCACCATTTTGGCCTTGAGCGCCGTCTATTTCTTCGGTGGAGAAACCACTCAACCCTTTGCTCTCGCACTCATCGTAGGTATTGCGGTCGGTACCTATTCATCGATTTTCATCGCAACCCCACTCCTCGTCACTATTGAGGGATGGAAGAATAAAAAGGGGGGTTGA
- a CDS encoding DNA-directed RNA polymerase subunit beta, whose amino-acid sequence MHMQKKYFSRYKEPLAPLPYLAEAQVKSYKWFLDKGLRELLDEFSPLEDTTGKQLKIEFLDYTLEESATSVEHAKRNNLTYEAPFRVKVRLTNGKTGEIKTQEIFFADFPLMTPHGTFIINGIERVIVSQLARSFGVYFTAQYFRAKKRFGAKIIPGRGVWLEFETDADGVMWVKIDRKRKIAATSILRIFGFATDDEIRDAFKDVDTGEISSIEETLKKDTTKTPDEAYVEIYKRIRPGEMAAIDNAKQLIVSMFAPARYDLHVVGRYKMNLRFKQMGGGDEDSRVLTKKDMTLILREVIRKNNTPDEMEDDIDHLGHRRVRGIGEMLQNRLRIGMARMERNIHDRISTLDTDMVTPAQIINARPFMSVLKEFFTTNQLSQFMDQINVLSQLEHKRRLSALGPGGLTRERAGFEVRDVHPSHYGRICPIQTPEGPNIGLVSYLATYARVNDFGLIETPYRKVTKGNISSEVIYMTAFEESQYVIAPADINYEKDGAIVDEEVEARVKGQPKRVNRVDINYIDVIPNQAFSIATSLIPFLSHDDANRALMGSNMQRQAVPCIKAQNPLVATGMEARAAADSGLLVLAEEDGKVIYVDASRISVRTGHHDKEYELVTFARSNQDTSLHHMPIVKVGDRVVKGQVLADNSSTKGGELALGQNLIVAFLSWGGATFEDAIIISERLVKDDRFTSIHIEEFTIDVRDTKLGEEITTHDIPNVGEEKLKDLDEDGVIRVGAEVRTGDILVGKISPKGESDLTPEERLLRAIFGEKAKEVKDSSLRLPHGKRGRIVGIKTFSREKGDRLETGVIKRILIEVAQLRKISVGDKLAGRHGNKGVISKVLPEEDMPYLVDGRPVDIILNPLGVASRMNLGQILETHLGLAARKLGYQAICPPFICPTEDEIKEELEKAGIPRSGKVPLFDGRTGEKFESDVMVGNVYVLKLNHMVEDKIHMRSIGPYSLITQQPLGGKAQGGGQRFGEMEVWALEGYGASHTLQEMITIKSDDVIGRAAMYDAIVRGEKLKNPRVPASFYVLVNEMKGLALNVIINEREVAPEEDMTAEDSEERPARKGRERTERYA is encoded by the coding sequence ATGCATATGCAAAAAAAGTATTTTTCGCGCTACAAAGAGCCCCTAGCCCCCCTTCCGTATCTCGCGGAGGCTCAAGTCAAGTCGTATAAATGGTTTTTGGATAAAGGTTTGCGCGAACTACTCGATGAGTTCTCGCCACTTGAAGATACAACGGGCAAGCAGCTCAAAATAGAGTTTCTCGACTATACGCTTGAAGAGTCGGCGACTTCTGTTGAGCATGCCAAACGCAACAACCTCACCTACGAGGCACCATTTCGTGTCAAAGTGCGCCTGACCAACGGCAAGACCGGTGAGATCAAAACGCAAGAGATCTTCTTTGCGGATTTTCCGCTTATGACACCGCACGGTACCTTTATCATTAACGGTATTGAGCGTGTTATTGTTTCTCAACTTGCCCGATCATTCGGCGTGTATTTCACCGCGCAGTATTTCCGTGCAAAAAAACGCTTTGGCGCAAAAATTATCCCAGGCCGTGGTGTATGGCTCGAGTTCGAGACTGATGCTGATGGCGTGATGTGGGTAAAGATTGATAGAAAGCGCAAGATTGCCGCTACCTCTATCTTGCGTATTTTCGGTTTTGCGACCGATGACGAGATTCGCGACGCATTTAAAGATGTCGATACTGGCGAGATCTCATCGATCGAGGAAACTCTCAAAAAAGATACTACCAAAACTCCTGATGAGGCATATGTCGAAATCTACAAGCGCATTCGTCCAGGAGAGATGGCGGCTATTGATAATGCCAAGCAGCTTATCGTCTCGATGTTCGCGCCCGCCAGGTACGACCTCCATGTGGTGGGTCGCTACAAGATGAATTTGCGCTTTAAACAGATGGGCGGTGGCGATGAAGATTCGCGTGTGCTCACCAAAAAAGATATGACGCTCATTTTGCGCGAGGTTATCCGTAAAAATAACACGCCCGATGAGATGGAAGACGATATTGACCACCTTGGCCACCGCCGCGTACGCGGCATTGGTGAGATGCTACAAAATCGCCTTCGCATTGGTATGGCTCGTATGGAGCGCAACATTCATGATCGTATCTCGACGCTTGATACTGATATGGTAACGCCCGCGCAGATCATCAACGCGCGTCCGTTTATGTCCGTGCTCAAAGAATTTTTTACTACCAACCAGCTCTCACAGTTCATGGATCAGATCAATGTGCTCTCACAGCTCGAGCACAAACGACGCCTGTCCGCACTTGGGCCCGGAGGTTTGACTCGTGAGCGCGCCGGTTTTGAAGTGCGCGATGTGCATCCTTCACACTATGGCCGCATTTGCCCGATCCAGACGCCGGAAGGTCCAAACATCGGTCTTGTTAGTTATTTGGCGACCTATGCGCGCGTCAATGATTTTGGTTTGATTGAAACTCCGTACCGCAAGGTGACCAAGGGCAACATCTCATCTGAAGTTATTTATATGACTGCATTTGAAGAATCGCAGTATGTTATCGCGCCTGCAGACATCAACTATGAAAAAGATGGCGCGATTGTCGATGAAGAAGTAGAAGCTCGCGTCAAAGGCCAGCCAAAACGCGTGAACCGCGTAGACATCAATTATATTGATGTCATCCCAAATCAAGCATTTAGTATTGCGACGAGCTTGATTCCATTTTTGTCTCACGACGATGCAAACCGCGCCCTTATGGGTTCAAACATGCAGAGGCAAGCCGTACCGTGTATCAAGGCGCAAAATCCCTTGGTAGCAACGGGTATGGAGGCACGAGCAGCAGCTGACTCCGGTCTTTTGGTGCTCGCAGAGGAGGACGGCAAAGTGATCTATGTTGATGCTTCCCGCATTTCGGTACGCACGGGACATCATGACAAAGAGTACGAATTGGTAACTTTTGCTCGCTCAAACCAAGATACTTCTCTTCACCATATGCCGATCGTCAAAGTAGGGGATCGCGTCGTTAAGGGGCAGGTACTTGCTGATAACTCATCGACCAAAGGGGGTGAGCTTGCGTTAGGACAAAACCTTATCGTCGCGTTTCTGTCATGGGGTGGCGCAACTTTTGAAGACGCGATCATCATCTCGGAGCGCTTGGTAAAAGACGATCGTTTTACCTCGATTCATATTGAAGAGTTTACGATAGATGTTCGTGATACCAAACTTGGTGAAGAAATCACCACGCACGATATTCCCAATGTCGGTGAAGAAAAACTCAAAGATCTCGACGAAGACGGCGTGATTCGTGTCGGTGCGGAGGTTCGCACGGGCGATATCCTCGTCGGTAAAATTTCACCAAAAGGTGAATCGGATCTTACGCCAGAAGAGCGCTTGCTCCGTGCCATTTTCGGTGAGAAAGCAAAAGAAGTAAAAGACTCATCACTGCGCCTTCCACACGGCAAACGAGGCCGTATTGTCGGCATCAAAACTTTCTCGCGCGAGAAAGGCGATCGTCTCGAGACTGGTGTTATCAAACGCATTCTTATTGAAGTAGCACAATTACGCAAAATATCAGTGGGCGACAAGCTCGCGGGCCGTCACGGCAACAAAGGCGTTATCTCAAAAGTACTTCCCGAAGAAGACATGCCATACCTTGTCGATGGCCGTCCAGTAGACATTATCCTCAACCCGCTTGGTGTTGCATCTCGTATGAATCTCGGTCAGATTTTGGAGACACACTTGGGTCTTGCCGCACGCAAGCTTGGATATCAGGCAATCTGCCCACCATTTATTTGTCCTACCGAAGATGAAATTAAAGAAGAGCTTGAGAAGGCCGGCATCCCGCGTTCAGGCAAGGTGCCTCTCTTCGACGGTCGCACCGGTGAAAAATTTGAATCCGATGTAATGGTAGGTAATGTCTATGTCTTGAAGCTTAACCATATGGTAGAAGACAAGATCCACATGCGTTCAATCGGGCCTTACTCGCTTATCACCCAGCAACCGCTTGGTGGCAAAGCACAGGGCGGGGGTCAGCGCTTTGGCGAGATGGAAGTATGGGCACTCGAAGGATACGGCGCATCACATACTTTGCAAGAAATGATCACGATTAAATCCGATGATGTTATTGGACGCGCCGCCATGTATGACGCGATCGTGCGAGGCGAGAAGCTCAAAAATCCGCGCGTACCCGCATCATTCTATGTGTTGGTAAATGAAATGAAGGGTCTCGCGCTCAATGTCATCATTAACGAGCGAGAAGTTGCTCCCGAAGAAGATATGACCGCAGAAGATTCAGAAGAGCGCCCAGCGCGCAAAGGTCGGGAACGCACGGAGCGATACGCCTAA